The DNA segment TAGACCATATTCCGATAGCCCATAGAAATCCTTTTTTGGTATCAAGCCAGTCTACAAAACGGCCGGCAAATAACATAGAAACTGCATAGAAAATAGAAAAAAGAGCTGTAATGTTACCATAATCATTGTTTGTCCAGTGAAATTCCGGAGCAATAAAATCTTTCCATGTTAAGGAAAGAACCTGCCGGTCCATATAATTAATTGTAGTAGCAAAAAATAACATGGCACAGATTGTCCATCTGTAATTCCCCCTTTTAGTCTCTTTCATTATATTTGGTTTTGTTTAATTTGTATGTGATTGAAATTTAAATTTTTGCTCGTTGTACTTTACAATGTTTTCAGGGCCTCAATATATGTAATTCCCGTTAATTACCCGTGTCAAAAATTCTTTACGTAACTTATTTCTATTAAAATCTACGCCATTACTTTTAATTGTTTTTACCTGTAACCTGAGCAATTCTACAGAATAATTATAAGTAAAAACAGTCTTCTTTGGAAAATATTTACGCAATCGTTATCGTGATTATGTGCTTTTGGATACTCTTTTGGCTATTTAATAAACATTATTAACATTTGCTTATATAAGTGGAACGATATAGACTTTATTTCATAAATTTATACATGCATTTAAAAGACACATTATTAAAATATGCTTTCCTGCTTGTTATTTATTGTGCAGGAGGGATTTCTCTAGGCTATGCCCAGGAAAAAACGGTTTTACTTGATTATTTCTTTAACCATGAAGTAAAAAAGGACAAATCGGGAAAAGAAGTAAGGTTCCATTATACCTGGGAGGATCAGACCCTGAACGGTTTTTCTATGCTAGGGGATCTGTTCATAAAGGAAGGATTAAAGATAAAAAGCCTGGATGCCGCCCCTACTGCATCTAATCTTAAAGGAAATGATATCTATATTATAGTCGATCCGGACAATCAAAAAGAAAGTCCCAATCCAAACCTTATTGGCCCCGGTCATATCAAGGCAATAACAGATTGGGTAAAGGCCGGTGGCGTGCTTGTAATCTTTGCCAACGATAGCGCAAATACCAATCTAATACAGTTAAATGACCTTTCTAAAAAGTTTGGAATAACTTTTACCAATCAAAGCAGGAATATGGTGAAAAATGGAAAACTTGAAATGGGCGAAGTAAATGTTCCAAATGACAATACGGTTTTTCCTTCTTCGAAGAAGTTTTATTTAAAGGAGATCTCTGTTCTTGGCGTTAGGCCACCTGCAAAAGCCTTAATTACGGAGCAAAATGATGTTATAATGGCAACCGCCAGATATGGAAAAGGAACAGTATTTGCCGTTGGAGATCCATGGTTATACAATGAATATGTAGATGGAACCAGGATCCCTGCAGAGTATGAAAATTATAAAGGCGCTGCTGAACTGGTAAAATGGCTGAAAAAGCAGATTCCTTAACAGCCATTTTATTATTTTTTTGCAGATAAATAAAATCCGCGACTATAACCGGATGGGTATTCATCGATATAAAGAATCTGCTCACCATCAATATATGGTGGGAAATCAGCAATTACATCGTAACCTTCAGCAAAATGGCTCAATAGTTTTTCCTGATTGAAAAACCAGGAAGGATAAGAGGCCGGATAAACTTCAGGAGGAACGATCTGTAAGGTCAGTCGGTCTTCTTTTTCCTCATGAAAAGCGGTTCTGTCAAAAAGAATAAAGTCAAAATGATATGCGGCAAGTTCTTTAAGAAAAATATGAGGTCTTTCAAGATACTGTACAGAGCTGGAAATCAATACAAAATCAATGTTTTTATCCTGGATACATTGCGCTATACTGTTATAGAATTTAAGTTGACCATCTTCAAAGTTAGCCTTACCGGATGCTACATAATGCTCTTGCTCAACTACATTCCAGGTTGAACATACGCCGGGATTCAAAAATTCTTTGATCTGGTAATAAGTACTGCCCAATGAACCTCCAAAATCAATCACATGAAGCGGAGCACCCTTTAAAGAAGCACTATGCTGTAAAAAAGTAAGAAGAGGAAATGGATACTCTTTTTTATCAAAAATTACAGAATCACGCTCGTAAACAGCTTCACCGGATTTTACTTTTAACAGCGCATTTTTGGTTCTTTCTAAAATAATCCCCGAATCGTACCCGTCTGCTTCTTTTAATACATCTGCCCAGGACAAATAATTACCAAACCAGCCATACTTAGGCTGGTTATCTGACTTAAATTTCCCGAAAATACCTTTGAACATATAAAATTGATTATCTATTTATGGTTCAAGACAAATACTTATTAAAAAAGTCCTATACCAGCCCTGGTATTTCTACCATTTCATCAACTTCTTTTTGATAGTCGACACCAGCCATATCGAAGCCGAATAAATTCAGGAAATCTTTTTTATAACCCGGCAGATCACCTATCAATGGCAGGGTTTCATCGGTTGCTTCTGCCCATAAGGTAAATACCTTATCCTGAACATCGCTACGCATTTCCCAATCATCTATTCTGATCCTACCCTGCTCATCAGTTTTGGGCTCATGTCCGGTATAGAGCCTTTCGGTAAATAGCCTTTCCATCTGTTCTATGCAGCCTTCATGAATGCCTTTTTCTTTCATTACTTTATAAAGAAGGGAGATATAAAGTGGAATTACAGGTATCGCAGAACTTGCCTGTGTAACCAAAGCCTTATTTACAGAGACAAAAGCCCTTCCGTCGATGTCTTTTAATTTATCGTTGATGGTAAACGCAGTCGCTTCCAGGTGATCTTTCGCACGGCCAATGGTACCTTTACGATATACCGCCTCAGTTACAGATGGACCAATATATGAATAGGCAACTGTTTTAGCTCCTGTTGCGAGCAAACCTCTGGATTTCAATGCATCCATCCACATTTCCCAGTCTTCACCACCCATTACGGCAATTGTATTTTCTATTTCTTCTTCATTAGCCGGAACAATGGAAATTTCAGAAACTACCCCCGTATGAAAATCTACAGTTTTATTGGTAAATATATCCTCACCAATCGGCTTTAGCACAGAACTATGTAACACGCCGGTTTTAGGGTGCATCCTTTTTGGAGAAGCAAGGCTATAAATAACCAGGTCTATTTGCCCTAAATCTTTTTCAATCAGATCCAGCGTTTTTTGTTTTACTTCATCAGAAAAAGCATCTCCGTTAATGCTTTTGGCATATAAACCTGCTTTTAGTGCCTGATTTTCAAAGGCGGCGCTGTTGTACCAGCCTGGTGACGCTGTTTTACCAGGGGCCGGCGGTTTTTCAAAAAAAACACCTACTGTAGCCGCGTCTGAACCAAATGCACTGGTGATCCGGGAAGCCAGTCCGAATCCTGTAGAAGCTCCTATGACCAATACTTTCTTAGGGCCATCAATTGGCCCTTTAGATTTTACATAATTAATTTGGTTGATTACATTTTGTTCACATCCTTTCGGGTGTGCTGTAAGGCATATAAACCCACGCATTCTAGGCTCAATAATCATAAAGCATTTTTATTTTGGTTAGTAATAATATAAGGAAGGATTAACATCATGGCAAAATAACCATTGTTTTTACATATTATCAAGAATTTCCCGATAAGTTTCCATCACACGACCAAAACAGATCTTCAACCATTCTGTATATTCTTCGGGATGGGCCTGCAGATCATTTAACAATACCTTCATTTCCAAATATTTATACGCTGCTACTTCAGCAGGATTGGGAACTGGTATACTGTCGCTTAGGCCAAAAAAAACATGATCATATTCATGTTCATAAATTTCATCTGATAAGGCCGCTTTATAGATAAAGTGAAAACCGTAAATAAGGTTACAATGCATCCCCATTTCTTCCTGCAGTCGCCTGTTGGCTGCATCAATAGTAGTTTCTCCATGTCGGGGGTGACTGCAACAGGTATTTGTCCATTTACCACCTGAATGGTATTTATCATTGGCCCGCTGTTGCAACAACAATTCTCCTTTGGTATTAAAAATAAAAACAGAAAAAGCACGATGCAGGCAGCCTTGCAGGTGTGCCTCCATTTTTTCCATCAATCCTATTTCGAGGTCATTTTCATTAACCAATATTACTTTTTCAGTCATTACAAGGTTCTATTTATATTAAAAGCTAGCGTACCAGTTTATTATATAATTTATGGAGTGTTTCGTGAGCATCAGCACTAAGACCCGCGTGGGCCCTGGAAGTTTGTAAAACTGTACTACGGGTTGCTGTCAACCAGCGGAACCTGGAAGCTATATCTAATTTACCAATGGTTCCAGCATCACTACCTCCCATACAAATGCGTTTAAATGCATTTAGGTTTTCTTCAAGTACGGAAACATCCAGATCTGTGCAAAAAATATTTAATTTTTTCAGGTTCAGCTCAAACATAACCTGTAAGAATTTTTGCTTTGGACAGTAGACCACGACGCCCACATTCATGAATTCTTCGCGTTCTACCCTTGGCACGACACGGATGACAGCATATTCAAATAAGTGTTTCTCTTGCATTTTGTGCCTCTTTAACAAAAATTTCTGAATTGGCCACTCTTGTTTCCAAAAAGTGGATATACGCTTGCCTGTGTTCAGTTAGCGTTTCAAAGGAATACTCCTCAACCAGCCATTCATCGGGGATCAGGTGTACAATATCAGCAATAAGGCCAGGTGTAAGCAACTGACGGAATTCCCTGTCAACGCTTTCCAGTTCTGTCGCCATTGGCAACATTACATGATCTTTTATCAATACAAATGGACGTAAGGCCTGTTCTTTCCAGTTTTGCCAGGAATGATGAAAATACAAGGATGCGCCATGATCTATTAACCAGAGTTCTTTATGCCAGATCAGCATATTGGTGTTTCTGGCTGTGCGGTCCATATTTGTAAGTAAACAATCCAGCCAAACAATTTGCGAAGCTGTTTTTGCATCAATTACAGTTACAAGCGGATCAAAAGTAATTGCACCAGAAAGATAATGTAAAGCCAGGTTAAGTCCTTCGCTTGCCCGCAACAGGTCTTGTATTTCTTCATCAGGTTCTATCCGTCCAAATGCTTCGTCTAACGAAGCAAATACAATTTCTGGAACCCGGAAACCCAATGCCCTGGCAATTTCACCACCAATAATTTCAGCAATCAGTGCTTTTACCCCTTGCCCCGCACCTTTAAATTTAAGTACATATAAAAAACCATCATCTGCTTCTGCAATTGCTGGCATAGACCCACCTTCCCTTAAAGGAGTTACATACCTGGTCACGTTAACACTGCGCAATGTTAGCTGGCTATCGCTCATATCTTTATTTAATATTGCTATTTAATGGCTAAAGATAACAATCTTTTTATTGAGCAACCGAATAGCTTAGTCGATATAGGAGACCGATATTTTTTTTGGAAGTGGTTCAGGATTACTTTTTTTACCGTTGTAATAATAAATGCCAGCGGCTTTAAAATATTCCAGGTGTGTATTTAACCTCAGCTGAAAATCATTAAAATTCTTTTTATTGTCTGTAGTCCAGGCAGCTTCTGCCAGCGCAGTTATCCTGGGAAACAATAAATAATCCAGACGCTGGCTACTGTTTACCGTCTCCGTCCACAAACAAGCCTGAATGCCCATAATATTTTTTTCATGATGAGCAGTTTCAGGAACCTGTTCATGAGAAAAGTAATATACTTTTTCAATCGGACTGTATTCGCCTGCTTTCCACCTTCTGCCGGAAACAGCTGTGCTGTCTTGCACAAAATCAAAATATAAAGGTATTCTTGGTGTCAATACAACCGAAAAGCCTTTATCCAGTGCGGTTTTTAGCACCTCAGGCTGATCATGCCTCCACCAAAAAACCAGGGTATTTTTTGGTGCCAGATTGGTTTCTGTTACCTCATCCCAGGCCAATACTTTATTGTTCAGTTTAGTCAGAGAATCAGCCATTCTTTTAATAAAGTAATGTTCAACCGCTTTGAGGTCTTTCAGGCCCATGGTTTTCATTAAATGTTGTACATCAGCATTGGTATTCCATTTTTTATTTCCAAAGGCAACTTCATCACCACCAATATGGATCATCTGCGATGGGAAAAGTACATCCGTTTCCTTTAAAATATTGGTCAGGTACTGATAAGTCCCTTCTTTACCAGGATTAAAAGTAAACTCGGGATATTTATCGGTTCCACCCCCACTGTATTCAGGATAAGCCATATTTGCAGCGGTTGCATGACCAGGCATATCTATTTCTGGGATAATCTGGATGTGTCTTTCCGCTGCATAAAGTACCAGCTCAGCGATGTCTTCCTGACTGTAGTATTTTGCCGGGGCATAAGGATTAAAATAGTTTCCTATGCCGCCTATTAAAGCTAATTTAGGATATTTTTTAATATCTAAACGCCAACCCGGCTGGTCTGTTAAATGCCAGTGAAAACGGTTCAGCTTATAAAAAGCCATCCAGTCTAACAACTGCTTAACTTTTTCTTTTCCGAAAAAGTACCTTGATTCATCGAGCATAAGCCCACGCCAGCCATATTTAGGTGCATCGGTTATTTTCCAGCATTCAATGGATTGTCCGGCCGACTGTCTGATCAATTGCAATAAAGTACTGATCCCATTAAACAGGCCATCAGTAGTTGAAGCGCTGATGCTGATATTTCGGGCATTCATTTCTAACTGGTATTCCTCTGCCTTAATCGTTTTTTTAGGACCAAGGTTTAATACTATAACAGATGAACGCTGTCCTTCTTCTATACTAAGGCTCAATCCCTTATACTTGAGCAATTCCTTTTGCAGGTAATGGGCCAGTGGTTCAAGTACCGATTGGTTAACCTGTATTGAGGTTTGATCTGTAAGCTGAAAACTTCCGGTAGTTTTGGTAAAACTGGCTGGTAAAGGTATAACCGGACACGATTGTTGGGCAGATGCACCCAGCCATGTATATAGAAATAAACACAATAATATTTTTTTCATATCAGTATTGATCTTATTTGATATTAAAACTTCCTGTTAATCTTATGTCTTCACTTGAGGCACCAATCATCACCTTAAAA comes from the Pedobacter heparinus DSM 2366 genome and includes:
- a CDS encoding beta-N-acetylhexosaminidase — encoded protein: MKKILLCLFLYTWLGASAQQSCPVIPLPASFTKTTGSFQLTDQTSIQVNQSVLEPLAHYLQKELLKYKGLSLSIEEGQRSSVIVLNLGPKKTIKAEEYQLEMNARNISISASTTDGLFNGISTLLQLIRQSAGQSIECWKITDAPKYGWRGLMLDESRYFFGKEKVKQLLDWMAFYKLNRFHWHLTDQPGWRLDIKKYPKLALIGGIGNYFNPYAPAKYYSQEDIAELVLYAAERHIQIIPEIDMPGHATAANMAYPEYSGGGTDKYPEFTFNPGKEGTYQYLTNILKETDVLFPSQMIHIGGDEVAFGNKKWNTNADVQHLMKTMGLKDLKAVEHYFIKRMADSLTKLNNKVLAWDEVTETNLAPKNTLVFWWRHDQPEVLKTALDKGFSVVLTPRIPLYFDFVQDSTAVSGRRWKAGEYSPIEKVYYFSHEQVPETAHHEKNIMGIQACLWTETVNSSQRLDYLLFPRITALAEAAWTTDNKKNFNDFQLRLNTHLEYFKAAGIYYYNGKKSNPEPLPKKISVSYID
- a CDS encoding HipA family kinase; translation: MSDSQLTLRSVNVTRYVTPLREGGSMPAIAEADDGFLYVLKFKGAGQGVKALIAEIIGGEIARALGFRVPEIVFASLDEAFGRIEPDEEIQDLLRASEGLNLALHYLSGAITFDPLVTVIDAKTASQIVWLDCLLTNMDRTARNTNMLIWHKELWLIDHGASLYFHHSWQNWKEQALRPFVLIKDHVMLPMATELESVDREFRQLLTPGLIADIVHLIPDEWLVEEYSFETLTEHRQAYIHFLETRVANSEIFVKEAQNARETLI
- a CDS encoding TIGR04325 family methyltransferase, yielding MFKGIFGKFKSDNQPKYGWFGNYLSWADVLKEADGYDSGIILERTKNALLKVKSGEAVYERDSVIFDKKEYPFPLLTFLQHSASLKGAPLHVIDFGGSLGSTYYQIKEFLNPGVCSTWNVVEQEHYVASGKANFEDGQLKFYNSIAQCIQDKNIDFVLISSSVQYLERPHIFLKELAAYHFDFILFDRTAFHEEKEDRLTLQIVPPEVYPASYPSWFFNQEKLLSHFAEGYDVIADFPPYIDGEQILYIDEYPSGYSRGFYLSAKK
- a CDS encoding DUF4350 domain-containing protein, with protein sequence MHLKDTLLKYAFLLVIYCAGGISLGYAQEKTVLLDYFFNHEVKKDKSGKEVRFHYTWEDQTLNGFSMLGDLFIKEGLKIKSLDAAPTASNLKGNDIYIIVDPDNQKESPNPNLIGPGHIKAITDWVKAGGVLVIFANDSANTNLIQLNDLSKKFGITFTNQSRNMVKNGKLEMGEVNVPNDNTVFPSSKKFYLKEISVLGVRPPAKALITEQNDVIMATARYGKGTVFAVGDPWLYNEYVDGTRIPAEYENYKGAAELVKWLKKQIP
- a CDS encoding DUF3037 domain-containing protein; amino-acid sequence: MQEKHLFEYAVIRVVPRVEREEFMNVGVVVYCPKQKFLQVMFELNLKKLNIFCTDLDVSVLEENLNAFKRICMGGSDAGTIGKLDIASRFRWLTATRSTVLQTSRAHAGLSADAHETLHKLYNKLVR
- the fabV gene encoding enoyl-ACP reductase FabV, which translates into the protein MIIEPRMRGFICLTAHPKGCEQNVINQINYVKSKGPIDGPKKVLVIGASTGFGLASRITSAFGSDAATVGVFFEKPPAPGKTASPGWYNSAAFENQALKAGLYAKSINGDAFSDEVKQKTLDLIEKDLGQIDLVIYSLASPKRMHPKTGVLHSSVLKPIGEDIFTNKTVDFHTGVVSEISIVPANEEEIENTIAVMGGEDWEMWMDALKSRGLLATGAKTVAYSYIGPSVTEAVYRKGTIGRAKDHLEATAFTINDKLKDIDGRAFVSVNKALVTQASSAIPVIPLYISLLYKVMKEKGIHEGCIEQMERLFTERLYTGHEPKTDEQGRIRIDDWEMRSDVQDKVFTLWAEATDETLPLIGDLPGYKKDFLNLFGFDMAGVDYQKEVDEMVEIPGLV
- the idi gene encoding isopentenyl-diphosphate Delta-isomerase translates to MTEKVILVNENDLEIGLMEKMEAHLQGCLHRAFSVFIFNTKGELLLQQRANDKYHSGGKWTNTCCSHPRHGETTIDAANRRLQEEMGMHCNLIYGFHFIYKAALSDEIYEHEYDHVFFGLSDSIPVPNPAEVAAYKYLEMKVLLNDLQAHPEEYTEWLKICFGRVMETYREILDNM